A single window of Bacteroidales bacterium DNA harbors:
- a CDS encoding pseudouridine-5'-phosphate glycosidase — protein MNNYIEFNDEVRKAIELGLPIVALESTIISHGMPYPKNVETAIKCEEIVRENGSIPATIAILNGKLKVGLSKKELDFLGSQGKQIIKTSRRDIAYNVANKIDGATTVSATMYIASLAGIKVFATGGIGGVHRGAETSFDISADLDELANTNVLVVCAGIKSILDLGLTLEYLETKGVPVIGYQTESLPAFYSRTSDFKVNFKIDSPQEIANMLKTKLELSLNGGILVTNPIPTEYSMDSEIINQAIDKALLEMDNLGIKGKEQTPYLLGKIVEITEGKSLESNIALVYNNCKLASKISSEYNTLKS, from the coding sequence ATGAATAACTATATAGAATTTAATGATGAAGTTCGCAAAGCTATTGAATTAGGATTACCAATAGTTGCGCTTGAATCAACAATTATTTCACACGGAATGCCCTATCCTAAAAATGTTGAAACAGCAATTAAATGCGAAGAAATTGTCCGTGAAAACGGAAGTATTCCAGCAACAATAGCCATCCTAAATGGAAAATTAAAAGTTGGTCTTTCAAAAAAAGAACTAGACTTTTTAGGAAGTCAAGGGAAACAAATTATCAAAACATCAAGAAGGGATATTGCTTATAATGTTGCGAATAAAATCGATGGAGCAACTACTGTTTCTGCAACTATGTATATCGCCAGTTTAGCAGGAATCAAAGTGTTTGCTACCGGAGGAATTGGAGGAGTACACAGAGGAGCTGAAACCAGTTTTGACATCTCCGCTGATTTAGATGAACTGGCCAACACTAACGTTCTTGTAGTTTGTGCCGGAATAAAATCAATCTTAGATTTAGGATTGACCTTGGAATACCTTGAGACAAAAGGAGTTCCTGTAATTGGATACCAAACAGAATCGCTTCCAGCATTTTACAGCAGAACATCTGATTTTAAAGTTAACTTTAAAATCGACAGCCCTCAAGAAATTGCCAATATGTTAAAAACCAAGTTAGAGCTTTCATTAAATGGAGGTATACTTGTGACTAATCCCATTCCTACCGAATATTCAATGGATAGTGAAATTATAAACCAAGCTATTGATAAAGCTCTACTTGAAATGGATAATTTAGGAATAAAAGGGAAAGAGCAAACACCTTATTTACTTGGCAAAATTGTTGAGATTACAGAAGGTAAATCTTTAGAATCGAACATTGCTTTAGTCTATAATAATTGTAAACTGGCTAGCAAAATCAGCTCGGAGTATAACACTCTTAAATCTTAA
- the metG gene encoding methionine--tRNA ligase, which produces MSSGNPKKFKRYTITSALPYANGPIHIGHLAGVYVPADIYARYLRLKGEDVLFIGGSDEHGVPITIKARKEGVLPQDIVDKYHGIIKKSFQDLGISFDVYSRTSAEIHHKTASEFFEKLYKDGKFIEQSSEQYYDEENKQFLADRYITGTCPHCSYEKAYGDQCESCGTSLSATDLINPKSALSGNIPQLKETKHWYLPLNEYEPWLKEWIVEGHKNDWRPNVYGQCKSWIDNGLHPRAVTRDLDWGVKVPLKGADGKVLYVWFDAPIGYISASREWAKKTGNDWEKYWKDDSSKLVHFIGKDNIVFHCIIFPAMLKAEGSYILPDNVPANEFLNLENDKISTSRNWAVWLHEYLEDFPGKQDVLRYVLTANAPETKDNDFTWKDFQAKNNNELLAIFGNFVNRTLVLTQKYYKGKVPAKNELTPLDIETLSELANYPDKIGKSIENYRFREAINELMNLARLGNKYLTETEPWKTIKIDEKRVETILNIALQISANLALLSEPFIPFTSQKLKDMLGLNTEFSWDNAGSADLVLEKSVLPKPALLFERIEDKAIEAQVQKLLDTKKANQADTKQAKSAKENINFEDFSKMDIRVGTILEAEKVAKTKKLLKLKVDTGIDQRTIVSGIAEYFKAEEIIGKQVSVLVNLAPKTLRGIESQGMILMAEDADGSLRFVAPFVTTKDGSEIK; this is translated from the coding sequence ATGAGTTCAGGAAATCCGAAAAAATTCAAACGTTATACTATAACATCGGCTTTGCCGTATGCTAATGGCCCTATTCATATAGGTCATTTGGCGGGTGTTTATGTTCCTGCTGATATTTATGCAAGATATTTACGTTTAAAAGGAGAAGATGTTTTATTTATTGGAGGTTCTGATGAACACGGTGTTCCGATTACAATTAAAGCTCGAAAAGAAGGTGTTTTACCTCAGGATATAGTGGATAAATACCATGGCATTATCAAAAAATCATTTCAAGATTTAGGTATTTCTTTTGATGTTTATTCACGTACTTCGGCAGAAATTCATCATAAAACTGCATCTGAGTTTTTTGAAAAATTATATAAAGATGGTAAGTTTATCGAGCAAAGCTCTGAACAGTATTATGATGAAGAAAACAAGCAATTTTTAGCTGATAGATATATTACAGGAACTTGTCCGCATTGCTCTTACGAAAAAGCTTATGGCGATCAGTGCGAGAGTTGTGGAACATCTTTAAGTGCAACAGATTTAATCAATCCTAAATCAGCTTTAAGTGGGAATATTCCTCAACTAAAAGAAACAAAACATTGGTATTTGCCATTGAACGAATATGAGCCTTGGTTAAAAGAATGGATAGTTGAAGGGCATAAAAACGATTGGCGCCCGAATGTTTACGGTCAATGTAAAAGCTGGATAGATAATGGATTACATCCACGTGCTGTAACGCGCGATCTTGATTGGGGTGTAAAAGTTCCACTAAAAGGTGCCGACGGAAAAGTTTTATACGTTTGGTTTGACGCACCCATCGGATATATTTCAGCGAGTAGGGAATGGGCTAAAAAAACAGGGAACGATTGGGAAAAGTATTGGAAAGACGACTCTTCTAAGCTCGTTCATTTTATAGGTAAAGACAATATTGTTTTTCACTGTATTATTTTTCCAGCAATGCTAAAAGCTGAGGGTTCTTATATTTTACCCGATAATGTTCCGGCTAACGAATTCCTAAATCTTGAAAATGATAAGATTTCTACTTCTCGAAATTGGGCTGTTTGGTTGCACGAATACCTCGAAGATTTTCCCGGAAAGCAAGATGTGTTACGTTATGTTTTAACGGCAAATGCACCAGAAACAAAAGATAATGATTTTACTTGGAAAGATTTTCAAGCAAAAAATAATAATGAGTTATTGGCTATTTTCGGAAATTTTGTAAATCGAACTTTGGTGCTTACTCAAAAGTATTATAAAGGAAAAGTACCTGCTAAGAATGAATTAACCCCTCTCGATATTGAAACTTTATCCGAACTGGCTAATTATCCTGATAAAATTGGCAAAAGCATTGAGAATTATCGCTTTCGCGAAGCCATTAATGAGTTAATGAATTTGGCACGATTAGGAAATAAATATCTTACAGAAACTGAGCCTTGGAAAACCATTAAAATAGATGAAAAACGGGTTGAGACAATTTTAAACATTGCGTTACAAATAAGTGCAAATTTGGCACTCTTGTCGGAACCCTTTATCCCTTTCACTTCTCAGAAATTAAAAGATATGCTAGGGTTAAATACCGAATTCTCTTGGGATAATGCCGGAAGTGCCGATTTAGTTTTAGAAAAATCTGTTTTACCAAAACCTGCTTTGCTTTTTGAGCGAATAGAAGATAAGGCAATTGAAGCGCAAGTACAAAAATTATTAGATACTAAAAAAGCTAATCAAGCAGATACAAAACAAGCTAAGTCTGCTAAAGAGAATATTAATTTCGAAGATTTCTCCAAAATGGATATTCGTGTAGGAACAATTTTGGAAGCAGAAAAGGTTGCTAAAACAAAGAAATTACTCAAGCTTAAGGTAGATACCGGTATAGATCAGCGCACTATTGTTTCGGGTATTGCAGAGTATTTTAAAGCCGAAGAAATTATAGGTAAACAAGTAAGCGTTTTAGTTAATTTGGCACCAAAAACACTCCGTGGAATAGAATCACAAGGTATGATTTTAATGGCAGAAGATGCCGATGGAAGTCTACGTTTTGTTGCTCCTTTTGTTACTACAAAAGATGGCAGTGAGATAAAATAA
- the galK gene encoding galactokinase yields MNSKLIRDINLSFVEKFRGNPLLIFSPGRINLIGEHTDYNDGFVFPAAIDKGIIMAVQQSNTDLCTIVAYDKKESYTFYLDDIQPVKSGAWQNYILGVIVELQKRDFELNPFNIVFGGDIPIGAGLSSSAALENSIVFGLNNLFQLGISKKEMIFISQKAEHNFVGVKCGIMDMYASMFGEENEFLLLDCRTIEAEPFQIDFGEYELVLINTNVKHSLSDSAYNDRRMVCSNIAQILGKKALRDVNEEDLLSIKESVSEEDYQKALYVIQEIERTQLAAKALVNNDLLRLGNLIYESHKGLQHQYKVSCEELDFLVNRAKESKTVIGARMMGGGFGGCTLNLIAKSETEKFIASITKEYKEKFNRDCSVYQVHLSKGTHLIG; encoded by the coding sequence ATGAACTCAAAACTTATTAGAGATATAAACTTAAGTTTTGTCGAGAAATTTAGAGGAAATCCTCTTTTGATTTTTTCTCCAGGGAGGATTAATCTTATAGGAGAACATACAGATTATAACGATGGTTTTGTTTTTCCGGCAGCTATTGATAAGGGTATTATTATGGCAGTTCAGCAAAGTAATACAGATCTTTGTACTATTGTTGCTTACGATAAAAAAGAGTCTTATACATTTTATTTGGATGATATTCAGCCTGTAAAAAGCGGAGCTTGGCAAAATTATATATTAGGTGTTATTGTTGAATTGCAAAAAAGAGATTTTGAATTAAACCCATTTAATATTGTATTTGGAGGTGATATTCCGATAGGAGCAGGATTATCTTCCTCTGCCGCTTTAGAAAACAGCATTGTATTTGGATTAAACAACTTGTTTCAGCTTGGAATCTCTAAGAAGGAAATGATTTTTATTTCACAAAAAGCAGAGCATAATTTTGTTGGTGTGAAATGTGGAATAATGGATATGTATGCAAGTATGTTTGGAGAGGAAAATGAGTTTTTGTTGTTGGACTGCCGTACAATAGAAGCAGAACCTTTTCAGATTGATTTCGGAGAGTATGAATTAGTGCTTATCAATACAAATGTTAAGCATAGCTTATCAGATAGTGCTTATAACGATAGACGAATGGTTTGTAGTAATATAGCCCAAATATTAGGAAAGAAAGCACTAAGAGATGTGAACGAAGAAGATTTATTAAGTATTAAGGAATCGGTTTCAGAAGAAGATTATCAAAAAGCTTTATATGTAATACAAGAAATTGAAAGAACCCAGCTTGCAGCAAAGGCATTGGTAAATAATGACCTTTTAAGATTGGGAAATTTGATTTATGAATCGCATAAAGGATTACAACATCAGTATAAAGTAAGTTGCGAAGAACTTGATTTTTTAGTAAACCGGGCAAAAGAAAGTAAAACTGTAATAGGAGCTAGGATGATGGGAGGAGGCTTTGGTGGATGTACTTTAAATCTAATTGCAAAGTCTGAAACGGAGAAATTCATAGCATCTATAACAAAAGAGTATAAAGAGAAATTTAATAGAGATTGTTCTGTTTATCAGGTGCATCTCTCAAAAGGAACACATCTAATTGGTTAA
- a CDS encoding sodium/sugar symporter has protein sequence MMTANFGFWDYLIFTAYGILILGVGLWVSQDKKGHQKNAEDYFLASKSLPWWAIGASLIAANISAEQFIGMSGSGFALGLAIASYEWMAAITLIIVGKYFLPIFIEKGLYTIPEFVEKRFSTNLKTILAVFWIGLYIFVNLASVLYLGSLALETIIGIPMVYGVIGLALFAAAYSLYGGLSAVAWTDVIQVVFLVLGGLVTTYIALNTVSGGEGAFVGLQTIYDAAPDRFVMILDKSNPEFKNLPGIGVLVGGLWVANLYYWGFNQYIIQRTLAAKSLKESQKGILLAAFLKLIIPLVVVIPGIAAYVMINDTEVMTRLGEAGLQNLPSAEQADKAYPWLLQFLPTGFKGLAFAALAAAIVSSLASMLNSTSTIFTMDIYKQYINKNASDKTTVNVGRLSAAIALIIASITAPLLGGIDQAFQFIQEYTGVVSPGILAVFMLGLFWKKTTNKGAITGALASIPIAMYFKVAPKGWSENGLFLDLPWMDQMGYTAILTMIIIALVSYIQNNGKDDEKGIPISKELFRTSPVFNIGAFAVMIILVALYAIFWK, from the coding sequence ATGATGACAGCAAATTTTGGTTTTTGGGATTATTTAATATTTACAGCCTACGGAATATTAATTTTAGGAGTTGGATTATGGGTTTCGCAGGATAAAAAGGGACATCAGAAGAATGCAGAGGATTATTTCTTGGCGAGCAAGAGTTTGCCTTGGTGGGCCATTGGCGCATCCTTAATTGCTGCGAATATCTCAGCCGAGCAATTTATCGGAATGTCGGGCTCCGGTTTTGCTCTTGGATTAGCTATTGCATCCTACGAATGGATGGCTGCCATTACTTTAATTATTGTTGGAAAATATTTTTTACCCATATTTATTGAAAAAGGATTATATACTATTCCCGAATTTGTTGAAAAACGATTTTCGACTAATCTAAAAACTATTTTGGCTGTATTTTGGATTGGATTGTACATTTTTGTAAACCTTGCTTCTGTACTCTATTTAGGCTCCTTGGCACTTGAAACCATTATTGGTATTCCGATGGTTTATGGTGTTATAGGTCTCGCATTATTTGCAGCCGCTTATTCTCTTTATGGTGGTTTGTCGGCAGTGGCCTGGACAGATGTAATTCAAGTGGTGTTTTTAGTTCTTGGAGGATTGGTTACAACCTATATTGCTTTGAATACGGTATCGGGAGGCGAGGGAGCTTTTGTTGGTTTGCAAACTATATATGATGCAGCACCCGATCGCTTTGTAATGATCTTGGATAAATCAAATCCGGAATTTAAAAATTTACCCGGGATTGGAGTTTTAGTTGGGGGTTTATGGGTGGCAAATCTGTATTATTGGGGGTTTAACCAATATATTATTCAGAGAACTTTAGCTGCAAAGTCTTTAAAAGAATCTCAGAAAGGTATTTTGCTTGCCGCTTTTCTGAAGTTAATTATTCCTTTAGTTGTTGTAATTCCCGGAATTGCAGCTTATGTTATGATAAATGATACTGAAGTTATGACTCGGTTAGGTGAAGCCGGCTTGCAGAACTTGCCATCGGCAGAACAGGCTGATAAAGCATATCCTTGGTTATTACAGTTTTTGCCAACAGGATTTAAAGGCTTGGCATTTGCAGCTTTAGCGGCAGCTATTGTATCATCCTTGGCATCAATGTTAAATTCAACATCTACTATTTTTACTATGGATATTTATAAGCAGTACATTAATAAAAATGCAAGTGATAAGACTACTGTAAATGTTGGTCGACTTTCAGCAGCAATTGCATTAATTATTGCATCAATTACGGCTCCATTATTGGGTGGAATAGATCAGGCATTTCAGTTTATTCAGGAATATACAGGTGTTGTAAGTCCTGGAATATTAGCAGTATTTATGTTGGGCTTATTTTGGAAAAAAACAACTAATAAAGGTGCTATTACAGGTGCTTTGGCATCCATTCCTATTGCAATGTATTTTAAAGTTGCACCAAAGGGATGGTCAGAAAACGGATTGTTCTTGGATTTACCGTGGATGGATCAGATGGGATATACTGCTATTTTAACAATGATTATTATAGCATTGGTAAGCTATATTCAGAATAATGGAAAAGATGATGAAAAAGGGATTCCTATTTCAAAAGAATTATTTAGGACTTCGCCTGTATTCAATATAGGTGCATTTGCTGTAATGATTATATTGGTAGCTTTATACGCAATATTCTGGAAATAA
- a CDS encoding carbohydrate kinase family protein → MHYKTESGEVMAKALIIGAQNIDIFAKSDDEYTLYDSNPSKIHIAFGGVGRNIAENLSRLENEVHFITVFGDDFFSKSANKSLEKIGIDTTNSLFIKNRSNSVYLGIMNQENDLFLGLNDMEITKELNSEFLKTKARFINEFSTIIIDNNIETEALHYLLNTYQDKIIIMDAVSAKKVVKLSAYLDKISILKLNQIELSALSDELETIDKIKHLHIKGAKTLLITNQEKDIILSKKEEIITKKVLGIDTIVNATGAGDAFLSGFIHGVLHNFSDDKKLKYANIAANITLQSNNSTSELLNKNEVKKYE, encoded by the coding sequence ATGAATATACCTTATACGATTCTAATCCTTCAAAGATTCATATTGCCTTTGGTGGAGTTGGAAGAAATATTGCCGAGAATTTAAGCCGATTAGAAAACGAAGTTCATTTTATTACTGTTTTTGGAGATGATTTTTTCTCTAAGTCGGCAAATAAAAGTCTGGAGAAAATAGGTATTGATACCACAAACTCGCTTTTCATAAAAAACCGAAGCAATAGTGTCTATCTCGGCATTATGAATCAGGAAAATGATTTATTTCTGGGACTTAATGATATGGAGATTACTAAAGAATTGAATAGTGAATTTTTAAAAACAAAAGCCCGGTTTATCAATGAATTCAGTACCATTATAATTGACAATAATATAGAAACAGAGGCACTACATTATCTACTCAACACCTATCAAGATAAAATAATTATTATGGATGCTGTTAGTGCTAAAAAAGTCGTAAAACTTAGTGCTTATTTAGATAAAATTTCTATTCTTAAATTAAATCAAATCGAACTATCCGCTTTATCTGATGAATTAGAAACAATAGATAAGATAAAACATCTTCATATAAAAGGAGCTAAAACACTTTTAATTACAAATCAGGAAAAAGACATTATCTTGAGCAAAAAAGAAGAAATAATAACTAAAAAGGTTCTTGGTATTGATACCATCGTTAATGCAACCGGCGCAGGAGATGCATTTTTAAGCGGATTTATTCATGGAGTTCTCCATAATTTTAGTGATGACAAAAAACTAAAATACGCCAATATTGCGGCTAACATAACTCTTCAATCCAATAACTCAACAAGTGAATTACTAAACAAAAATGAAGTAAAAAAATATGAATAA